The Lolium rigidum isolate FL_2022 chromosome 1, APGP_CSIRO_Lrig_0.1, whole genome shotgun sequence region TGTACAAGGAGGCCAATGAGGTGTTTGGTTATGGACATGGCGTGTTGTTCTTGAAACTGCAACAGTATGAGCAGCTTGGGTTGAGCAAGTCAACAGTCGCCAAGCTTGTAGTTTGTTGCCCCAAGCTCCTCATTGGTGAGGCCAACCTTGAGTTTCTGCAGGTTTTTGACAAGCTGAAAGCCTTTGGTATTATGTTAGTAATGTTTAGAGGGGGGTTGTCAGATAAGAGCATGCACAACTGGAGCCGAACTCTTAGAAtgctcgaatttcttgaaatgatGGGTTCCATCAAGAAGGCTCTATTGGTAAGGCTGATTAAAGAACATCCAAGATTTGTGTTTGGCCAATCTGGTAAGAAGTTGTATCTTCTTGTCAGCTTGCTGTGTAAATTTGGCATTCGGATAGATACCATGCTGCAGTTATTCATGCAGTGCCCATGGATTCTAAATGTGGATTTTCCAAAGAACCTGCGGAAATCTGTGAAATTCTTGTCTCACATAGGAATGGAGGCATTCGACATTACTCGGGTTGTCTCCACTTGCCCTGAAATTCTTGGTGCTAGTTCTTGTCAGAGTGTTGATGATGTGTTGTCTACCATGAACATGTCTGCCGAGAGGTTATGTGATATCATAAAGGATGACCCTATACAGTTTGGCAATTTGGTATCAAAGAAAAAAATTCCAGCTGTGACAAAGATAGACAGCTTTTATCTTGGAGAGAAGGCTGAATTCTTGCTGAAGATTGGCTTCATTGAGAACTCCGACGACATGTCAAAGGCAATGTCCCAATTTCGTGGCCGAAGTGACCAGCTTCAAGAGAGGTTGGATTGCTTGGTAGATGCTGGATTGGACTATGAGAATGCCTGCAGCATCATCAAAGTGGCCCCACAAATACTGAACATGTCAGTGGTTATGATCAAGAAAAAACTGAGCTACCTTCTGAATGACCTTGGATACACTCTTGAATATTTTGTTGCTTTTCCAATGATTCTCGGGTACAGTTTggaaaagatgaagctaagattcACAATGTACAAGTGGCTCACCGAAAATGGTGTCAAAATCCAACCAACGAGCAAGAACAAGGTAAACAAGTCCATGGTTGCCTTGAGTACCATCATGGCACGTTCAGATGTCAGGTTTGTGAATCAATATGTGAATCTTCATCCTGGTGGACTGGATCAATGGGAAAGGTTGAAGAATCATGTGAAAAGTATTCAGTAGGAATTAAGAGACAAATATTTAATTTAATTTTGAATAGATATATACATTTCAATGCTCAGTTGTGTGCATGGCTAAAATACAAATCTTGAACATCTCCATAAAAAGCCGTGGCCGAAAACTAAGTTTCTGTATTTAGAGGTCTGAAATGTAGAACTTAACTGAAAGACTAGTAGGACATACTTGGATGAGGAGGTATCTCTTTGGAAAGCTCTGGTATTTAGTTTTTAGTATTTTGTTATGATACGAGAATAATCTATGTTGTATTACTGGGGGCCAAAAGGCCACAATGTATAGTACAATGTACATGTGCAATATGCAAAAGGGCCCCTAACATATGGGCAAAATATAATACACATATctactctaacacccccccctcaaactcagggtggatccacaacactgagtttggagagtaagaagtcatgtTGCGCGCGAGtctgtgcctttgtaaagaaatccgccaactgtaaatctgaaggcacataatgaagcgcAACAACCTGATCATGCACacgagcacgtgtataaaaggcatcaacaccaatatgcttggtcagctcatgcttgaccggatcacgtgcaatactgatagcacctgtactgtcacacaaaagtggagtgggtgtcgtaacaaagaccccaaaatctgcaagcaaccaccgtaaccaggtcacgtcagcaatcaacgaagccatagcccgcagcctcaacactcgaacgggaaaccgctacctgtttcttcgtcttccaagcaacaagcgaaccaccaagaaacacacagtaagcagaaagtgaacgacgatccgtaggatcactcgcccaagtagcatccgagtagcactcggAGCCGGAGAGAACTGGAACTAGGAAAGAAAAGACGACGAGTAATCGTGCCACGGAGATAACGGAGGACACGAAGGAGATGACCGTAGTGaacggtggtaggagctgagacaaaccgactcggaatatgaacaggataagagatatcgggacgagtgacgacaagataaacaagactcccaacaagatggcgatagcgtgtgggatcgggaagaggatcaccatcggtaggacgaagcttaacattaagctccataggagtctcaacgAGTGCGCTCATCCACAAGAGCGAGCACGAGTAAGGAGATCCCGAATATACTTTTCCCGGGAGATATAAAaaccatcgaagtggaggaaatctcaatcccaagaaaatagcgaagaggaccaagatcggtcataagaaaccgatcacgaagacgagccttgacaaaggcaatatactcgggatcatcaccgATAATgagcatatcatcaacatagagaaggagaagagtgcgtccacgaggagaagtgtgaacaaatagcgccggatcatgaaaactaggagagaaaccagcagcaggtcaccacagaggcaaagcgctcaaaccgaGGCACGAGGGGCCTCGTTTCGGGCCAtaaagagaacgtcgaagacgacaaaccatcccatcgggaacggaatacccgggaggaggccgcatgtaaacctcctcactcaactcgccattaagaaaagcgttcGAACATCAAGCCGAGAGACGGACCGGCGTCGAACGAAGCAACGAGCAAGAAGAGTACGCAcggtggtcatatgagccacgggggaaaaagtctcatcataatcacggccgtgctcctgccgaAAGCCAcgtgccacaagacgcgctttatagcgctcaagagatccatcggagcgggtcttaattttatagatccacttacacgtgataggacggacaccgggaggaggagaaacaagatcccgagtgccggtgcgctcaagcgcgagcgatctcctcggccatggcaagctgccattcaggatgacactCGGCATccggataagaagtcggctcggagacgACGAGAGACCGTACTCGACCGGGAGAGAAACGGttgggagcacgacgctgacgaacatgcGGAAGAGGTGGAGAACTAGGAgactcatcagaagaagacaACTCATCGGAAGAGGAGGGAGAAGGATCATCAGACGAAGAGTCCGGAACTGTAGAACGCCGAGAATAGTGGAAGGGAAAAGGAGACAAGGGAGAAGGAGGACGAGCggaaccagaagaagaagaggaaggagaactaGGAGGCGAAGATGGcaccggagtcggagggggcgcaTCAGGAGGAGAAACAGGAGGGACGGAGGGTGGTGCatcaggaaggagaagaaaagagagatcatccaccgggtatgtaccagaggtgggacgaggatagaaaggacgcgtctcatcaaacgtgacgtcacgagagatgcgcatccgacgaccaacggggtcccaacagcgatagcccttatgatcatcactgtatccaagaaaaacacactcaacagactgagcagtcagtttggtgcgttcgcgaggagggagaaagacatagcaaacgcaaccaaataaacgaagagtcgagtagtctggcaAGCtgccagagagacgctcgagaggaatgccaccttgaagagcagcagaaggctgaatgttaataagATAAGTGGACGTAGAGACAGCGTCCGCCCAGAAATGCggtggaagagaggaagcaatcatcatagcacgggtagtctcaagaatatggcgatgcttacgctcggcgacaccattttgagcatgggcgccgggacacgagaactgggcaagCGTGCCCTggtcagcaaggacaccacgcgagtgtgctgggagatatactcgccTGCGAGtcggcacgaaacacacgaatgggagtggaatactgagtacgaaccatggccacaaaacgccgataaatagaaagcacctcactgcgagagcgcataaaaaacaaccaggtgtaccgggaaaagtcatcaataaacaaaatatagtatcgatggccccctttggaagcaaagggagccggaccccaaacatcggaatgaactaaatcaaaag contains the following coding sequences:
- the LOC124657958 gene encoding transcription termination factor MTEF18, mitochondrial-like, producing the protein MLPLVYGGGRDNASKLCLSGMLDPASVRDKIVLCDRSVNTRVQKGDVVKADGQHRFMRLMFDLTVMFVFGEDPNCLAADFTRVPFAATMDDAEEVLFFQHVTPIAWIRIQTYLNVGDHKKMNQARQVFDASIPSSSRSDGSGVETEERSRDQTMCVAQPAFRRGIFGASSSCAVKLFKNSDAQPPARCISGDACAAAAAEAPSSPMRLPRPGLVRASAQAALFDYLHSTRGMEITLAEHISKNSPVFLAGLLGNVDTRGGIDVRCSVSRFLRYQPINEFEPFFESIGLRPSELGKFLPSDLIYLNDAIDLLDNYKVLCDYGVQRTKIGKMYKEANEVFGYGHGVLFLKLQQYEQLGLSKSTVAKLVVCCPKLLIGEANLEFLQVFDKLKAFGIMLVMFRGGLSDKSMHNWSRTLRMLEFLEMMGSIKKALLVRLIKEHPRFVFGQSGKKLYLLVSLLCKFGIRIDTMLQLFMQCPWILNVDFPKNLRKSVKFLSHIGMEAFDITRVVSTCPEILGASSCQSVDDVLSTMNMSAERLCDIIKDDPIQFGNLVSKKKIPAVTKIDSFYLGEKAEFLLKIGFIENSDDMSKAMSQFRGRSDQLQERLDCLVDAGLDYENACSIIKVAPQILNMSVVMIKKKLSYLLNDLGYTLEYFVAFPMILGYSLEKMKLRFTMYKWLTENGVKIQPTSKNKVNKSMVALSTIMARSDVRFVNQYVNLHPGGLDQWERLKNHVKSIQ